In Thunnus thynnus chromosome 11, fThuThy2.1, whole genome shotgun sequence, the following proteins share a genomic window:
- the casp10 gene encoding caspase-8: MDFQKLLLDAGKALSKDEVKALAFLCTDLLGRSTTSVELASDIFSRLTDQDRLSPEQPHLLTELLLIIQRTRLVRDLGLNVSTTESLISPYRKLLYDLSEDITDEDLKQVKFLLNKQLPRRKLDENVTTLEVFQEMEHKDLINSTNLSVLKNIIESVCPILKEKINRFEEVQERFSGPIAQETGEPMSVSYPSEQNQVPQSFNSESTASGEISDLTNVVHGGDDCEDLSHGLRELSTRTSNYDSSEARSDAIEISLSQEDKTSAKPKTFRHIQFQTANTNNEDLGTYRMNSAKRGICLIINNYNFSKSKVALRRREGTIIDERNLNAVFEWLGFEVEIRRDCKREDMLSVIQELARRNHSQMDCLVCCVLSHGLEQSVYGVDGLTVELKELMEPFNGSRCSSLVTKPKLFFIQACQGTQEQAAVYIESDGPTAQRSNQQPSLTIRQPEPKISIPCNADFLLGVATVPSFVSFRERKHGTWFIQSLCQNLVRMVPSGSDIVSVLTKVNADVSQRTDITGEKKQMPQPAFTLRNKVVFPIPSAPPPSLQP; encoded by the exons ATGGATTTCCAGAAGCTGCTATTAGATGCAGGCAAGGCCCTTAGTAAGGACGAGGTAAAAGCTTTAGCATTTCTTTGCACTGACCTCTTGGGACGAAGCACAACCTCAGTGGAGTTGGCCAGCGACATCTTCTCCCGTTTGACAGATCAAGACCGCCTATCACCTGAGCAACCACATCTGCTGACCGAGCTTCTCCTGATAATCCAACGCACCCGTCTGGTCCGTGACCTCGGTCTCAATGTATCTACAACCGAGAGCCTTATCTCTCCTTACAG GAAGCTGCTTTACGACCTTTCAGAGGACATTACTGATGAAGACTTGAAACAGGTGAAGTTCTTGTTGAACAAACAGCTCCCGCGCAGAAAACTGGATGAAAATGTT ACTACACTGGAAGTCTTCCAGGAAATGGAGCACAAGGACCTCATCAACAGCACTAATTTAAGTGTACTGAAGAACATAATCGAGTCTGTCTGTCCCATATTGAAAGAAAAGATCAACCGGTTTGAAGAAGTGCAGG AGAGGTTCAGCGGCCCTATAGCCCAAGAGACGGGTGAACCGATGTCTGTGTCATATCCTTCTGAACAAAACCAA gTCCCTCAATCTTTCAATAGTGAAAGTACTGCTTCAGGTGAAATATCAG ATCTTACAAATGTGGTACATGGTGGAGATGACTGTGAGGACCTGTCACATGGACTGAGAGAATTAAGCACCAGAACAAGCAACTACGACTCCTCAGAAG CGAGAAGTGATGCTATAGAAATATCGCTGTCTCAAGAAGACAAGACTTCCGCTAAACCGAAGACCTTTCGCCACATACAGTTTCAgactgcaaacacaaacaatgag GATTTGGGAACGTATCGAATGAATTCAGCAAAGAGAGGTATCTGCTTGATAATAAACAACTACAACTTCTCTAAATCCAAAGTGGCTCTCAGAAGGCGGGAGGGGACCATAATTGATGAAA GAAATCTGAATGCTGTGTTTGAGTGGCTGGGCTTTGAGGTAGAGATACGGAGAGACTGTAAGAGGGAGGACATGCTGTCTGTTATCCAGGAGCTTGCCAGAAGAAACCATAGTCAGATGGACTGCCTGGTATGCTGCGTTCTTAGCCATGGTCTGGAACAAAGTGTGTATGGCGTGGATGGCCTCACCGTTGAACTCAAGGAGCTGATGGAACCTTTCAATGGATCTCGGTGCTCCTCCTTGGTTACAAAACCTAAGCTGTTTTTCATCCAGGCCTGCCAGGGCACCCAAGAGCAGGCAGCTGTCTACATCGAGTCTGATGGCCCTACGGCCCAGAGATCGAACCAACAACCGTCTCTAACCATAAGGCAACCAGAACCTAAAATTTCCATCCCATGTAATGCAGATTTCCTGCTGGGAGTGGCCACTGTTCCGTCTTTTGTCTCGTTTAGAGAGAGGAAGCATGGCACGTGGTTCATTCAGTCATTGTGCCAAAACCTTGTTCGTATGGTACCCAg TGGGTCCGACATTGTGTCTGTCCTGACAAAAGTGAACGCAGACGTTAGCCAGAGGACTGATATCACCGGTGAAAAAAAGCAGATGCCTCAGCCAGCCTTCACACTCAGGAACAAAGTGGTCTTTCCGATCCCCAGCGCCCCTCCTCCCAGCCTGCAGCCCTGA
- the LOC137192127 gene encoding protein FAM237A-like — MFCPVQMVPRLLNIPAATVFVLSCMCAAPLQGQKPGQVDPLTAHRANPQCWDSSSALLLEMRSPRIADTVPAFWDLMVFLRSSDNNKHTELFWDLARLFWDIYVDCVLSRSHGLGRRHITAVHSLITDKSFKFNSSGAYLWAWLSVRVRRSGHIKTLKTKPKPNTH, encoded by the exons ATGTTTTGCCCTGTGCAGATGGTCCCGCGGCTTCTGAACATACCTGCGGCCACAGTGTTTGTGCTGAGCTGCATGTGTGCCGCGCCGCTGCAGGGCCAGAAGCCGGGCCAGGTGGACCCGCTGACGGCCCACCGGGCGAACCCGCAGTGCTGGGACTCCTCCTCGGCTCTGCTGCTCGAGATGCGCTCCCCGAGGATCGCTGACACAGTGCCCGCCTTCTGGGACCTGATGGTGTTTCTAAGGTCttcagacaacaacaaacacacggAGCTGTTCTGGGACCTGGCCCGGCTCTTCTGGGACATTTACGTGGACTGCGTGCTGTCCAGGAGTCACGGCCTAGGGAGGAGACACATCACCGCGGTACACTCCCTCATCACTGACA AGTCCTTCAAGTTCAACAGCTCGGGGGCATATCTGTGGGCGTGGCTCAGCGTCAGAGTGAGACGCAGCGGTCACATCAAGACCCTGAAGaccaaaccaaaaccaaacacTCACTAA
- the LOC137192722 gene encoding disintegrin and metalloproteinase domain-containing protein 23 isoform X2 gives MHLIFLATLLVSILSLWLHPSLASSVSPGAEDKVERDAVPPLLEQQATAAPATDNTTHHAVEHVITYPSRLIYYLNEDSESTYHDLDTRAKNQATEGQAVHLAQASFQLEAFGARFVLDLTLNTDLLSSDYVEIHYEDGKPVLSKGGEHCYYHGQVRGNDDSRVALSTCNGLHGMFDDGVYVYLIEPLQQTHSIDTAARPHKLRRTATLQWNNDSEEQVEEEQLFSELDDLSWLKRRKKRAMPRSVFEEMKYMEIMIVSDHSMYKRHKTKQHTRNFAKSVVNLVDAIFKEQLHTRVVLVAVEIWTDKDQIPISVKPLEMLRDFSKYRQQSIKHHADAVHLFSNVTFHYRRSSAAYFGGMCSVSRGVGVNEYGATWSMAGSLSQSLAQNLGIQWDPASKRKECGCADTWSGCIMEDTGVQHSRKFSKCSILDYKEFLLKGGGSCLFNRPTKLFEATECGNGFVEVGEECDCGARAECYKECCKKCSLANGAHCSDGPCCNNTCLFYPRGYSCRYAVNDCDISETCSGDSGQCPLNLHKQDGYFCQIDQGRCYNGECKTRENQCKYIWGSKAGGSEKFCYEKLNTEGTEKGNCGRDGEKWLQCSKHDVFCGYLLCTNIGRNPRIGIMKGEITPTSFNHQGRVVECSGGHVLLDDETDLGYVDDGTPCGPSMMCLDRKCLPIQSLNMSTCPTGPNGHVCSAHGVCNNEATCTCDTTWAGTDCSMPDPPKEPEATQDEGPKVSVATNRLIGAVAGTILALGVIFGGTGWGIENVKKRRYDPNATAI, from the exons ATGCATTTGATATTTCTGGCCACTTTGCTCGTCAGCATCCTTTCGCTTTGGCTTCATCCATCACTAGCGTCATCCG TTTCTCCAGGAGCAGAGGACAAGGTTGAGAGGGACGCAGTGCCACCACTGCTGGAGCAACAGGCGACTGCAGCACCTGCtacagacaacacaacacaccatGCAGTAGAGCATGTGATCACCTACCCCTCGCGGTTGATCTACTACCTAAATGAGGACTCAGAGAGTACCTACCATGATCTGGACACCCGGGCCAAGAACCAAGCCACAGAGGGCCAG GCAGTCCATCTTGCTCAAGCCAGCTTTCAGTTAGAGGCCTTTGGCGCCAGATTCGTTCTGGATCTAACACTGAACAC TGACTTGCTGTCTTCAGATTATGTTGAGATCCACTATGAGGACGGCAAACCTGTTCTGTCAAAG GGCGGTGAGCACTGTTACTACCATGGCCAGGTGAGGGGGAACGATGACTCCCGTGTGGCCTTATCTACCTGCAACGGGCTGCA TGGGATGTTTGACGATGGAGTCTATGTGTACCTAATCGAGCCCTTACAACAGACTCATTCAATC GATACAGCTGCAAGGCCTCACAAATTAAGAAGAACAGCCACCCTTCAGTGGAACAATGATTCAGAGGAACAGG tggaggaggagcagctCTTCTCAGAGCTGGATGACTTGTCCTGGCTGAAGCGCAGGAAAAAGCGAGCA ATGCCTCGCAGCGTATTTGAAGAGATGAAATATATGGAGATCATGATTGTCAGTGACCACAGTATG TATAAACGACACAAGACCAAGCAGCACACAAGGAATTTTGCCAAGTCAGTGGTGAATCTTGTGGATGCT ATCTTCAAAGAGCAACTACATACTCGTGTGGTGCTTGTCGCTGTGGAGATCTGGACAGACAAGGATCAGATACCCATCAGTGTGAAGCCACTGGAAATGCTGCGAGATTTCTCCAAGTACCGGCAGCAGAGCATCAAGCACCACGCGGATGCTGTGCACCTTTTCTC AAATGTGACCTTCCACTATCGCAGAAGCAGCGCAGCGTACTTCGGGGGCATGTGTTCTGTGAGCCGTGGCGTAGGCGTCAATGAG TACGGCGCCACCTGGTCCATGGCAGGGTCTCTATCCCAGAGCCTGGCTCAGAACCTGGGCATCCAGTGGGACCCGGCATCCAAGAGAA AGGAATGCGGTTGTGCTGACACGTGGTCTGGCTGCATAATGGAGGACACTgg AGTCCAACACTCACGGAAATTCTCCAAGTGCAGCATCTTGGACTACAAAGAGTTCCTTTTGAAAGGTGGAGGCTCTTGTCTGTTTAACAGGCCGACCAAG CTGTTTGAGGCGACTGAATGCGGCAATGGATTTGTAGAGGTGGGAGAGGAGTGTGACTGCGGAGCCAGAGCA GAGTGCTACAAGGAATGCTGCAAGAAGTGTTCCCTCGCCAACGGGGCACACTGCAGTGATGGTCCCTGCTGCAATAACACATGTCTG TTCTATCCACGAGGGTACAGTTGCCGCTATGCTGTGAATGACTGTGACATCTCAGAGACCTGCTCTGGGGACTCTGGACAG tgcCCCCTTAACCTTCATAAACAAGACGGTTACTTCTGCCAGATAGACCAG GGCCGCTGCTACAATGGAGAGTGCAAGACCAGAGAGAACCAGTGTAAATACATCTGGGGATCAA AGGCTGGAGGCTCGGAGAAGTTCTGCTATGAGAAGCTAAACACAGAGGGCACAGAGAAGGGCAACTGTGGAAGGGATGGAGAGAAATGGCTCCAGTGTAGCAAACA TGATGTGTTCTGTGGTTACCTGTTGTGTACCAACATTGGCCGCAACCCACGCATCGGAATAATGAAAGGAGAAATCACTCCCACCTCCTTTAACCATCAAGGCAGGGTGGTAGAATGCAG TGGTGGCCATGTCCTTTTGGATGATGAGACTGATTTAGGCTACGTGGACGATGGGACTCCCTGTGGGCCGTCAATGATGTGCCTTGACCGCAAGTGTCTGCCCATCCAGTCACTCAACATGAGCACTTGCCCTACTGGACCTAATGGACACGTGTGCTCTGCCCATGGG GTGTGCAACAATGAAGCCACATGCACCTGTGACACCACCTGGGCGGGGACAGACTGTAGCATGCCTGACCCGCCTAAAGAGCCTGAGGCCACTCAGGACGAAGGACCCAAGG TGAGCGTGGCCACTAACAGGCTGATAGGGGCAGTAGCAGGGACCATTCTGGCCCTGGGGGTGATTTTTGGAGGCACAGGGTGGGGAATAGA AAATGTGAAGAAACGGCGATACGACCCCAACGCCACAGCCATTTAA
- the LOC137192722 gene encoding disintegrin and metalloproteinase domain-containing protein 23 isoform X1: protein MHLIFLATLLVSILSLWLHPSLASSVSPGAEDKVERDAVPPLLEQQATAAPATDNTTHHAVEHVITYPSRLIYYLNEDSESTYHDLDTRAKNQATEGQAVHLAQASFQLEAFGARFVLDLTLNTDLLSSDYVEIHYEDGKPVLSKGGEHCYYHGQVRGNDDSRVALSTCNGLHGMFDDGVYVYLIEPLQQTHSIDTAARPHKLRRTATLQWNNDSEEQVEEEQLFSELDDLSWLKRRKKRAMPRSVFEEMKYMEIMIVSDHSMYKRHKTKQHTRNFAKSVVNLVDAIFKEQLHTRVVLVAVEIWTDKDQIPISVKPLEMLRDFSKYRQQSIKHHADAVHLFSNVTFHYRRSSAAYFGGMCSVSRGVGVNEYGATWSMAGSLSQSLAQNLGIQWDPASKRKECGCADTWSGCIMEDTGVQHSRKFSKCSILDYKEFLLKGGGSCLFNRPTKLFEATECGNGFVEVGEECDCGARAECYKECCKKCSLANGAHCSDGPCCNNTCLFYPRGYSCRYAVNDCDISETCSGDSGQCPLNLHKQDGYFCQIDQGRCYNGECKTRENQCKYIWGSKAGGSEKFCYEKLNTEGTEKGNCGRDGEKWLQCSKHDVFCGYLLCTNIGRNPRIGIMKGEITPTSFNHQGRVVECSGGHVLLDDETDLGYVDDGTPCGPSMMCLDRKCLPIQSLNMSTCPTGPNGHVCSAHGVCNNEATCTCDTTWAGTDCSMPDPPKEPEATQDEGPKGPSATNLIIGSIAGAILVAAIVLGGTGWGFKNVKKRRYDPNATAI from the exons ATGCATTTGATATTTCTGGCCACTTTGCTCGTCAGCATCCTTTCGCTTTGGCTTCATCCATCACTAGCGTCATCCG TTTCTCCAGGAGCAGAGGACAAGGTTGAGAGGGACGCAGTGCCACCACTGCTGGAGCAACAGGCGACTGCAGCACCTGCtacagacaacacaacacaccatGCAGTAGAGCATGTGATCACCTACCCCTCGCGGTTGATCTACTACCTAAATGAGGACTCAGAGAGTACCTACCATGATCTGGACACCCGGGCCAAGAACCAAGCCACAGAGGGCCAG GCAGTCCATCTTGCTCAAGCCAGCTTTCAGTTAGAGGCCTTTGGCGCCAGATTCGTTCTGGATCTAACACTGAACAC TGACTTGCTGTCTTCAGATTATGTTGAGATCCACTATGAGGACGGCAAACCTGTTCTGTCAAAG GGCGGTGAGCACTGTTACTACCATGGCCAGGTGAGGGGGAACGATGACTCCCGTGTGGCCTTATCTACCTGCAACGGGCTGCA TGGGATGTTTGACGATGGAGTCTATGTGTACCTAATCGAGCCCTTACAACAGACTCATTCAATC GATACAGCTGCAAGGCCTCACAAATTAAGAAGAACAGCCACCCTTCAGTGGAACAATGATTCAGAGGAACAGG tggaggaggagcagctCTTCTCAGAGCTGGATGACTTGTCCTGGCTGAAGCGCAGGAAAAAGCGAGCA ATGCCTCGCAGCGTATTTGAAGAGATGAAATATATGGAGATCATGATTGTCAGTGACCACAGTATG TATAAACGACACAAGACCAAGCAGCACACAAGGAATTTTGCCAAGTCAGTGGTGAATCTTGTGGATGCT ATCTTCAAAGAGCAACTACATACTCGTGTGGTGCTTGTCGCTGTGGAGATCTGGACAGACAAGGATCAGATACCCATCAGTGTGAAGCCACTGGAAATGCTGCGAGATTTCTCCAAGTACCGGCAGCAGAGCATCAAGCACCACGCGGATGCTGTGCACCTTTTCTC AAATGTGACCTTCCACTATCGCAGAAGCAGCGCAGCGTACTTCGGGGGCATGTGTTCTGTGAGCCGTGGCGTAGGCGTCAATGAG TACGGCGCCACCTGGTCCATGGCAGGGTCTCTATCCCAGAGCCTGGCTCAGAACCTGGGCATCCAGTGGGACCCGGCATCCAAGAGAA AGGAATGCGGTTGTGCTGACACGTGGTCTGGCTGCATAATGGAGGACACTgg AGTCCAACACTCACGGAAATTCTCCAAGTGCAGCATCTTGGACTACAAAGAGTTCCTTTTGAAAGGTGGAGGCTCTTGTCTGTTTAACAGGCCGACCAAG CTGTTTGAGGCGACTGAATGCGGCAATGGATTTGTAGAGGTGGGAGAGGAGTGTGACTGCGGAGCCAGAGCA GAGTGCTACAAGGAATGCTGCAAGAAGTGTTCCCTCGCCAACGGGGCACACTGCAGTGATGGTCCCTGCTGCAATAACACATGTCTG TTCTATCCACGAGGGTACAGTTGCCGCTATGCTGTGAATGACTGTGACATCTCAGAGACCTGCTCTGGGGACTCTGGACAG tgcCCCCTTAACCTTCATAAACAAGACGGTTACTTCTGCCAGATAGACCAG GGCCGCTGCTACAATGGAGAGTGCAAGACCAGAGAGAACCAGTGTAAATACATCTGGGGATCAA AGGCTGGAGGCTCGGAGAAGTTCTGCTATGAGAAGCTAAACACAGAGGGCACAGAGAAGGGCAACTGTGGAAGGGATGGAGAGAAATGGCTCCAGTGTAGCAAACA TGATGTGTTCTGTGGTTACCTGTTGTGTACCAACATTGGCCGCAACCCACGCATCGGAATAATGAAAGGAGAAATCACTCCCACCTCCTTTAACCATCAAGGCAGGGTGGTAGAATGCAG TGGTGGCCATGTCCTTTTGGATGATGAGACTGATTTAGGCTACGTGGACGATGGGACTCCCTGTGGGCCGTCAATGATGTGCCTTGACCGCAAGTGTCTGCCCATCCAGTCACTCAACATGAGCACTTGCCCTACTGGACCTAATGGACACGTGTGCTCTGCCCATGGG GTGTGCAACAATGAAGCCACATGCACCTGTGACACCACCTGGGCGGGGACAGACTGTAGCATGCCTGACCCGCCTAAAGAGCCTGAGGCCACTCAGGACGAAGGACCCAAGG GTCCTAGTGCCACCAATCTAATAATAGGCTCCATCGCCGGAGCCATCCTTGTGGCTGCCATAGTGCTGGGGGGGACTGGATGGGGCTTTAA AAATGTGAAGAAACGGCGATACGACCCCAACGCCACAGCCATTTAA
- the LOC137192722 gene encoding disintegrin and metalloproteinase domain-containing protein 23 isoform X3, with amino-acid sequence MHLIFLATLLVSILSLWLHPSLASSVSPGAEDKVERDAVPPLLEQQATAAPATDNTTHHAVEHVITYPSRLIYYLNEDSESTYHDLDTRAKNQATEGQAVHLAQASFQLEAFGARFVLDLTLNTDLLSSDYVEIHYEDGKPVLSKGGEHCYYHGQVRGNDDSRVALSTCNGLHGMFDDGVYVYLIEPLQQTHSIDTAARPHKLRRTATLQWNNDSEEQVEEEQLFSELDDLSWLKRRKKRAMPRSVFEEMKYMEIMIVSDHSMYKRHKTKQHTRNFAKSVVNLVDAIFKEQLHTRVVLVAVEIWTDKDQIPISVKPLEMLRDFSKYRQQSIKHHADAVHLFSNVTFHYRRSSAAYFGGMCSVSRGVGVNEYGATWSMAGSLSQSLAQNLGIQWDPASKRKECGCADTWSGCIMEDTGVQHSRKFSKCSILDYKEFLLKGGGSCLFNRPTKLFEATECGNGFVEVGEECDCGARAECYKECCKKCSLANGAHCSDGPCCNNTCLFYPRGYSCRYAVNDCDISETCSGDSGQCPLNLHKQDGYFCQIDQGRCYNGECKTRENQCKYIWGSKAGGSEKFCYEKLNTEGTEKGNCGRDGEKWLQCSKHDVFCGYLLCTNIGRNPRIGIMKGEITPTSFNHQGRVVECSGGHVLLDDETDLGYVDDGTPCGPSMMCLDRKCLPIQSLNMSTCPTGPNGHVCSAHGVCNNEATCTCDTTWAGTDCSMPDPPKEPEATQDEGPKEM; translated from the exons ATGCATTTGATATTTCTGGCCACTTTGCTCGTCAGCATCCTTTCGCTTTGGCTTCATCCATCACTAGCGTCATCCG TTTCTCCAGGAGCAGAGGACAAGGTTGAGAGGGACGCAGTGCCACCACTGCTGGAGCAACAGGCGACTGCAGCACCTGCtacagacaacacaacacaccatGCAGTAGAGCATGTGATCACCTACCCCTCGCGGTTGATCTACTACCTAAATGAGGACTCAGAGAGTACCTACCATGATCTGGACACCCGGGCCAAGAACCAAGCCACAGAGGGCCAG GCAGTCCATCTTGCTCAAGCCAGCTTTCAGTTAGAGGCCTTTGGCGCCAGATTCGTTCTGGATCTAACACTGAACAC TGACTTGCTGTCTTCAGATTATGTTGAGATCCACTATGAGGACGGCAAACCTGTTCTGTCAAAG GGCGGTGAGCACTGTTACTACCATGGCCAGGTGAGGGGGAACGATGACTCCCGTGTGGCCTTATCTACCTGCAACGGGCTGCA TGGGATGTTTGACGATGGAGTCTATGTGTACCTAATCGAGCCCTTACAACAGACTCATTCAATC GATACAGCTGCAAGGCCTCACAAATTAAGAAGAACAGCCACCCTTCAGTGGAACAATGATTCAGAGGAACAGG tggaggaggagcagctCTTCTCAGAGCTGGATGACTTGTCCTGGCTGAAGCGCAGGAAAAAGCGAGCA ATGCCTCGCAGCGTATTTGAAGAGATGAAATATATGGAGATCATGATTGTCAGTGACCACAGTATG TATAAACGACACAAGACCAAGCAGCACACAAGGAATTTTGCCAAGTCAGTGGTGAATCTTGTGGATGCT ATCTTCAAAGAGCAACTACATACTCGTGTGGTGCTTGTCGCTGTGGAGATCTGGACAGACAAGGATCAGATACCCATCAGTGTGAAGCCACTGGAAATGCTGCGAGATTTCTCCAAGTACCGGCAGCAGAGCATCAAGCACCACGCGGATGCTGTGCACCTTTTCTC AAATGTGACCTTCCACTATCGCAGAAGCAGCGCAGCGTACTTCGGGGGCATGTGTTCTGTGAGCCGTGGCGTAGGCGTCAATGAG TACGGCGCCACCTGGTCCATGGCAGGGTCTCTATCCCAGAGCCTGGCTCAGAACCTGGGCATCCAGTGGGACCCGGCATCCAAGAGAA AGGAATGCGGTTGTGCTGACACGTGGTCTGGCTGCATAATGGAGGACACTgg AGTCCAACACTCACGGAAATTCTCCAAGTGCAGCATCTTGGACTACAAAGAGTTCCTTTTGAAAGGTGGAGGCTCTTGTCTGTTTAACAGGCCGACCAAG CTGTTTGAGGCGACTGAATGCGGCAATGGATTTGTAGAGGTGGGAGAGGAGTGTGACTGCGGAGCCAGAGCA GAGTGCTACAAGGAATGCTGCAAGAAGTGTTCCCTCGCCAACGGGGCACACTGCAGTGATGGTCCCTGCTGCAATAACACATGTCTG TTCTATCCACGAGGGTACAGTTGCCGCTATGCTGTGAATGACTGTGACATCTCAGAGACCTGCTCTGGGGACTCTGGACAG tgcCCCCTTAACCTTCATAAACAAGACGGTTACTTCTGCCAGATAGACCAG GGCCGCTGCTACAATGGAGAGTGCAAGACCAGAGAGAACCAGTGTAAATACATCTGGGGATCAA AGGCTGGAGGCTCGGAGAAGTTCTGCTATGAGAAGCTAAACACAGAGGGCACAGAGAAGGGCAACTGTGGAAGGGATGGAGAGAAATGGCTCCAGTGTAGCAAACA TGATGTGTTCTGTGGTTACCTGTTGTGTACCAACATTGGCCGCAACCCACGCATCGGAATAATGAAAGGAGAAATCACTCCCACCTCCTTTAACCATCAAGGCAGGGTGGTAGAATGCAG TGGTGGCCATGTCCTTTTGGATGATGAGACTGATTTAGGCTACGTGGACGATGGGACTCCCTGTGGGCCGTCAATGATGTGCCTTGACCGCAAGTGTCTGCCCATCCAGTCACTCAACATGAGCACTTGCCCTACTGGACCTAATGGACACGTGTGCTCTGCCCATGGG GTGTGCAACAATGAAGCCACATGCACCTGTGACACCACCTGGGCGGGGACAGACTGTAGCATGCCTGACCCGCCTAAAGAGCCTGAGGCCACTCAGGACGAAGGACCCAAGG AAATGTGA